The following are encoded in a window of Deinococcus sp. Marseille-Q6407 genomic DNA:
- a CDS encoding ParA family protein, with product MSMRQTQVLQVFIHAGGASKTSTVRDVGYELSRRGKKVLLIDLDPQGNLTEWLGVDNVQPEQTVKDALEKYQPLPEPVQVHGMDLIPSHIDLAYTDVSIAGLRKVRALRVKVTSFPVRCPAHAEQQRGS from the coding sequence ATGTCAATGCGACAAACTCAGGTGCTGCAGGTATTTATCCATGCGGGCGGTGCTTCCAAAACCAGTACGGTAAGGGACGTCGGGTATGAACTGTCCCGGCGCGGGAAAAAGGTTTTGCTGATCGATCTCGACCCCCAGGGTAACCTGACCGAGTGGCTTGGCGTCGACAACGTGCAGCCTGAACAGACAGTCAAAGATGCCCTGGAGAAATACCAGCCTCTGCCGGAACCGGTGCAGGTCCACGGCATGGACCTGATTCCTAGCCATATTGACCTGGCCTATACCGATGTCAGCATCGCTGGCCTCCGTAAGGTGCGGGCGCTGCGAGTCAAGGTGACGTCCTTTCCAGTACGGTGTCCCGCACATGCTGAGCAACAGCGCGGGTCATGA
- a CDS encoding DNA cytosine methyltransferase yields the protein MKSSSYAAELDAAATAAHAPRAPDAPTVISTFAGRGGSSTGYHMAGFHELLAVEWDAHAAATLRLNYPELDVYHGDIAALSVDEVLERCGLQPGELDLFDGSPPCQGFSLMGQRQMDDPRNQLFREYLRLLEGLRPRTFVMENVKGMVAGKMRGVYREAIQAFQAAGYRTVAGVLNAAYLGVPQARERLIVIGVREDLGIQPTLPRPFSRVITVRDALCDLPQTPDGYRILKPKWLAVYAKVKPGQDFGDIHPKGHFFSSRKIHPDRTSPTIVKTMGLNKNGDAHGGMFHWRFPRLMTVAELKRLGSFPDDYQFAPGKDDVDTFIKSWAGIGNSVPPLMTRAVAQHVRDTVLERTSP from the coding sequence GTGAAGTCCAGCAGCTATGCTGCCGAGCTGGACGCTGCGGCCACCGCTGCCCACGCCCCCCGCGCACCGGATGCCCCGACGGTGATCAGCACCTTCGCAGGCCGGGGGGGCTCCAGTACCGGCTACCACATGGCGGGGTTCCATGAGCTGCTGGCGGTGGAATGGGACGCCCACGCCGCCGCCACCCTGCGCCTCAACTACCCGGAGCTGGATGTCTACCACGGTGACATCGCGGCCCTGAGCGTGGATGAGGTGCTGGAACGCTGCGGCCTGCAGCCCGGCGAACTGGATCTGTTCGACGGCAGCCCGCCTTGCCAGGGCTTCAGCCTAATGGGGCAGCGCCAAATGGATGACCCGCGCAACCAGCTGTTCCGGGAATACCTGCGGCTGCTGGAAGGCCTGCGCCCCCGCACCTTCGTGATGGAGAACGTGAAGGGCATGGTGGCGGGCAAGATGCGCGGTGTCTACCGGGAGGCCATCCAGGCTTTCCAGGCTGCCGGCTACCGGACTGTGGCCGGGGTGCTGAACGCTGCCTACCTGGGGGTGCCGCAGGCCCGCGAGCGCCTGATTGTCATCGGCGTCCGCGAGGACCTGGGCATCCAGCCCACCCTGCCCCGCCCCTTCAGCCGGGTGATCACTGTGCGGGACGCCCTGTGCGACCTGCCGCAGACGCCTGACGGGTACCGCATCCTGAAGCCTAAGTGGCTGGCGGTGTACGCGAAGGTCAAGCCGGGCCAGGACTTCGGAGACATCCACCCGAAGGGCCACTTCTTCTCCAGCCGCAAGATTCACCCTGACCGGACCAGCCCGACCATCGTGAAGACCATGGGGCTGAACAAAAACGGTGACGCCCACGGGGGCATGTTCCACTGGCGCTTTCCCCGCCTGATGACCGTGGCCGAGCTGAAACGCCTGGGGAGCTTCCCTGACGATTACCAGTTCGCTCCTGGCAAGGACGACGTGGATACGTTCATCAAGTCCTGGGCCGGCATTGGCAACAGCGTGCCGCCTCTCATGACCCGCGCTGTTGCTCAGCATGTGCGGGACACCGTACTGGAAAGGACGTCACCTTGA
- a CDS encoding DNA methyltransferase, whose protein sequence is MSEPQTVNKRLDPAVPVQGGPLKVWPRNYNQGDVKAIAESIQVNGFYGTIVVQESTGYVLAGNHTFQAAQQAGLATISVAWVDVDDESAARIALADNLTARKSSFDDRALAGLLQQLYDTELGLLGTGSTDAELRDLLAELEPAMTNKDVTADEDDVPAVPDEVLVVSQPGDIWTLGPHRVGCGSSLDPEHVRRLLDGRLADLVVTDPLYNVAYEGKTKDRLTIANDAMTPKEFRNFMTEAMDTTFGAMREGACIYVAYADSEAATFHDTFRGAGFKFSQVLVWVKHAPVLSRQDYNNQYEPIIYGWKPGAGHWFNGDFTQTTVIDAAQDYSRLSKDELVALLQSMSDASDVVRVKKPNRNGLHPTMKPQSLFRKLIQASSRPTELVYDPFGGSGTTLLASHTSGRVCCTNDLDPRYVDVIVQRAQEQTGLSAVRKSDGRSFDELKAERRGLV, encoded by the coding sequence ATGAGTGAGCCGCAGACGGTCAACAAACGCCTGGACCCCGCAGTCCCTGTCCAGGGTGGCCCACTGAAGGTCTGGCCCCGGAATTACAACCAGGGCGACGTGAAAGCCATTGCCGAGAGCATCCAGGTGAACGGCTTTTACGGCACCATCGTGGTTCAGGAATCCACGGGGTACGTCCTGGCCGGCAACCACACCTTCCAGGCTGCCCAGCAGGCGGGACTCGCCACCATCTCCGTGGCCTGGGTGGACGTGGACGACGAATCGGCCGCCCGCATTGCCCTCGCGGACAACCTGACGGCCCGTAAGAGCAGCTTCGACGACCGGGCCCTGGCCGGCCTGCTGCAGCAGTTGTACGACACCGAGCTGGGCCTGCTCGGCACCGGCAGTACCGATGCCGAACTGCGCGACCTGCTGGCCGAACTGGAGCCGGCGATGACCAATAAGGACGTCACCGCCGACGAGGATGACGTCCCTGCCGTGCCGGACGAAGTGCTGGTCGTCAGCCAGCCGGGCGACATCTGGACCCTCGGCCCCCACCGCGTCGGCTGCGGCTCCAGCCTGGACCCTGAGCATGTCCGCCGCCTGCTGGACGGGCGCCTGGCCGACCTGGTGGTGACTGATCCACTGTACAACGTGGCCTACGAGGGCAAGACCAAGGACCGGCTGACCATCGCCAACGACGCCATGACGCCCAAGGAGTTCCGGAACTTCATGACCGAAGCGATGGATACGACTTTCGGGGCCATGCGTGAAGGTGCCTGCATCTATGTGGCCTACGCGGACAGCGAGGCGGCCACCTTCCACGACACCTTCCGGGGTGCGGGGTTCAAGTTCAGTCAGGTGCTGGTCTGGGTCAAGCACGCGCCCGTGCTGAGCCGTCAGGACTACAACAACCAGTACGAGCCGATCATCTATGGCTGGAAGCCCGGCGCCGGCCACTGGTTCAACGGCGATTTTACGCAGACTACCGTGATTGACGCGGCCCAGGACTACAGCAGGCTGAGCAAGGACGAGCTGGTGGCCCTGCTGCAGAGCATGAGTGACGCGAGCGACGTGGTGCGGGTGAAGAAACCGAACCGAAATGGGCTGCACCCTACCATGAAGCCTCAAAGTTTGTTCCGGAAGCTGATTCAGGCCAGCAGCCGCCCCACCGAGCTGGTGTACGACCCCTTCGGGGGAAGCGGGACGACGCTGTTGGCCTCGCACACCTCTGGTCGCGTCTGCTGCACCAACGACCTGGACCCGCGCTATGTGGACGTGATTGTCCAGCGGGCCCAGGAGCAGACGGGCCTGAGTGCCGTGCGCAAGAGCGATGGCCGCAGCTTTGACGAGCTGAAAGCGGAAAGGAGAGGCTTGGTATGA